The following are from one region of the Candidatus Syntrophosphaera sp. genome:
- a CDS encoding translocation/assembly module TamB, with protein sequence PDSHLSVGFLDLGSLALRIEQPGATVNIPFVTLPKNRSNVVLQGQNTPFATIRGPFEDMRISAEVLISNSELVFPPNTDNLLSLIYSFRGALAKPAVVQVGDAIPLPFTLDLMVRLMDNVRYITYPTNFRMQRGGFLHITYDGREWVANEANFVSEEGTIDFFGTIFQVENLNIRIIDSQDLIDIKGSFYRRSPRGSVVTLAISTDPDVSKPIFDRLTFTLSSDNPDDTTISKILSRARYSTAAEEDSEKMEGSGLQDQALNLISQNLSTTLVTPFIYPLENTIRRWLGLDNFSINAGFIQNLFMQYSNDPNQLAEYADMDQFTSDITQFSSAILLNNLSISLSKYLGGRVFLDYTLTLQEATDLLNQTKIVTTHYTSLRLFLPWQLRLGYTFKYEPLEDKNLLEAKTSHEIMLQRSFRFWGL encoded by the coding sequence CCCGACTCCCATCTCAGCGTTGGCTTCCTCGACCTCGGCAGCCTCGCCCTGCGCATCGAACAGCCGGGGGCGACCGTCAACATACCCTTCGTGACATTGCCCAAAAACCGCAGCAACGTGGTTTTGCAGGGCCAGAACACCCCCTTCGCCACAATAAGGGGGCCCTTTGAGGACATGCGCATCTCCGCCGAGGTCCTTATCTCCAATTCCGAGCTGGTTTTCCCTCCCAACACCGACAACCTCCTGAGCCTAATCTACAGTTTCCGCGGCGCGTTGGCCAAACCCGCCGTGGTACAAGTGGGCGACGCCATTCCCCTGCCTTTCACGCTGGACCTGATGGTCCGCCTGATGGACAATGTCCGCTACATCACCTATCCCACCAATTTCCGGATGCAGCGGGGTGGGTTCCTGCACATCACCTATGACGGGCGCGAATGGGTGGCCAATGAGGCGAATTTCGTCTCAGAGGAAGGCACCATAGATTTCTTCGGCACCATCTTCCAGGTGGAGAACCTCAATATCAGGATCATCGACTCCCAGGACCTGATCGACATCAAGGGCTCCTTCTATCGCCGCTCGCCGCGAGGCTCCGTCGTCACCCTCGCCATCTCCACCGACCCGGACGTCTCCAAGCCCATCTTCGACCGCCTTACCTTCACCCTGAGCAGCGACAACCCGGACGACACCACCATCAGCAAGATCCTTTCCCGGGCCCGCTACAGCACGGCCGCCGAGGAGGACAGCGAAAAAATGGAGGGCTCCGGCCTACAGGACCAGGCGCTGAACCTGATCTCGCAAAACCTGAGCACCACCCTGGTCACGCCCTTCATATATCCCCTGGAAAACACCATCCGTCGCTGGCTCGGGCTGGACAACTTCAGCATCAACGCCGGCTTCATCCAAAACCTCTTCATGCAATATTCCAACGACCCCAACCAACTGGCCGAATACGCGGACATGGACCAGTTCACAAGTGACATCACCCAGTTCAGCTCCGCCATCCTGCTAAACAACCTTTCCATTTCCCTCAGCAAATACCTGGGCGGCAGGGTCTTCCTCGATTACACTCTCACCCTGCAGGAAGCCACGGACCTCCTGAACCAAACCAAGATCGTCACCACCCACTACACCTCCCTGCGTCTCTTCCTGCCCTGGCAACTGCGCCTGGGCTACACCTTCAAATATGAGCCCCTGGAGGATAAAAACCTCCTCGAAGCCAAAACATCCCATGAGATCATGCTTCAGAGGTCATTCAGATTCTGGGGCCTGTAA